DNA sequence from the Terriglobia bacterium genome:
GGTGCTTCCGCTCCCCCGCCTCGTCGAGGCGCTCGCGCCCCTCCGCGCCGCCGGAAGGACCGTCGCGCTCGCCAACGGCCTGTTCGACCTCCTCCACGTCGGACACCTCCGCTATCTCGAGGGGGCGAAGGCGGAGGCCGACGTCCTGGTGGTCGGCGTCAACTCCGACGCCTCGGCGCGCCGGCTCAAGGGGCCCTCGCGCCCCATCGTCCCGGAAGACGAGCGCGCCGAGCTGGTCGCCGGGCTCGAGTGCGTGGACTTCGTCACGCTCTTTCCCGAGCCGACCGTCGAGACGCTGATGCGCGCGCTCCGCCCCGCGGTCCACTGCAAGGGGACCGACTACGCGGTCGGCACGGTCCCCGAGCGCGAGATCGCCGGGGAGCTCGGGATCCGGATCGCCATCGTGGGCGACCCAAAACGTCACGCGACGCGGGACCTGCTCCGGGCCATCCGCGACCCGGCGCCGGAAACCTCCGAGGAGGGCTCGTCATGAGTCGTCGTGCGCGGGTTCTTTCCATCGGCTTCACGGTCCTGCTCGTGGGAGCGTCCGCGGCGGCGGAGCGGGAGGCCCGTCTCGGCAAGTCCGACTCGGCGACCCTCACCGCACAGGCCTGGCGCGGCCGCGAGTCCACGGGGGTGCGAATCGTCTCCATCGACGGCCGGTCTCTGGGCGAAGCGCCGCGGACCGGGGTCGATGGTAAGGGCGCGGACGCTAAAGGCGTCACGGTCGCGCGCGTGTCGCCGGGACGTCACGCTCTCGTCGTCCGTTTCGCACCCGTCACGGTCCGCAGGCTGGACGGCGCGAGAGAGGAGCTCCCCGCGTCCCTCGACGCGCCGGCGGCTCTACACGCGATCGAGCTCGACCTCACGGCCGGGAAGACGTACGTGGTCCGGGCGAGGGCGTGGGTGCGGCCGAATCCCGATGTCCCGTTCGGGCGGTATCCGCCGGAAATCTTGAGGGTGAATCTCGCCGTCGTCCCCGTCGACGCTCGCTGCGACGTGGTCTGGATCGTCGAGCGGAAGACCGGTGAGCGGATCGGGTGCGGAGCCTATCCCGAGGGTTGCATGAGCTGCGACGACGTCGCCGCGGCCCCGTGACGTCGTCGCCCGCTGGCCGCGTTCCGAGGACTCACGGCTCCCCGTAGATCTCCTGCAGGCTCCGGACCTCGAGCGGCCCCTCCCTCATGGCGCGAATCGCCTCGACGACGGCGTGACCGGCCGACAGGGTCGTGATCAGCGGGATCCCCCGCCGCATCGCGTTGACGCGCAGTGCCTTCTCGTCGAAGTACGACTCCCGCCCGAGCGGGGTGTTCACCACGAGGTGGATTTCCCCGTTCTTCATCATGTCCACGACGTTCGGGCGACCCTCCAGCACCTTGTAGACCTCGCGGCACGGGAGGCCGATGCCGCGGAGGTGCGCCGCCGTCCCGCCGGTCGCGATGAGTTCGAATCCGAGGGCCACGAGCCCCCTCGCGATCGGCACCAGGTTGGCCTTGTCGTTGTCGTTCACGGAGAGGAACGCGGTCCCGCGGAGCGGCAGGCGGCAGCCGGCGGCGAGCTGGGCCTTCGCGAAGGCGACGCCGAACTCCGGCGCGACCCCCATCACCTCGCCGGTGGAACGCATCTCGGGCCCCAGCACCGGGTCCTCGCCGGGGAACTTCACGAACGGGAAGACCGACTCCTTCACGAAGGTGCCCCGGACCCCGGGCTCCGCGGTCAACCCCAGCTCGTCCAGCGTCCGCCCCACCATCACCTTGGCCGCGATCCTCGCCAGCGGGAGGCCGGTCGCCTTCGAAACGAACGGGACGGTCCGGCTCGCCCGCGGGTTGACCTCGAGCACGTACACGACGCCGTCCCTGATCGCGTACTGGACGTTCATCAGCCCGCGGACCCTGAGGGCGCGGCCGAGTCGGACCGTGTAGTCCCGCAGGACCGTCATCTTCCCCGCGACGACCGGATGGTACGGCGGGATCACCGACGTCGAGTCCCCCGAGTGGATACCCGCCTCCTCGATGTGCTGCATGATCCCGGCCACCACGACGCGGCTCCCATCCGCGATCGCGTCCACGTCCACCTCGAACGCGTCCTCGAGGAATCGGTCGATCAGGACGGGGTGCTCCGGCGACGCCTCCACCGCGCGGCGCATGGTCAGGGAGAGCGTCTCCTCCTCGTGGGTGACGAACATCGCCCGCCCCCCCAGCACGTACGAGGGGCGCACCAGGACCGGGTAGCCGATCCGCGAGGCGATCACCCTCGCCTCCTCGAGCGACCTCGCCGTCCCCCATTCCGGAGCGGGGATACCCAGCTCCGCCAGCAGCTCGCCGAACCGCCGCCGGTCCTCCGCGAGATCGATGGAGTCCGGCGTCGTTCCGAGCACCTCCACCCCGTGCGCCTGGAGCGGGAGCGCGAGGCCCAGCGGCGTCTGGCCCCCGAACTGCACCATCACCCCCTCGGGCCGCTCTCTCTCGACGATGCGGAGGACGTCCTCGAGCGTCAGGGGCTCGAAGTAGAGCCGGTCGGAGGTGTCGTAGTCGGTGGAAACCGTCTCGGGGTTGCAGTTGACCATGATGCTCTCGATCCCCTCCTCGCGGAGGGCGAACGAGGCGTGGCAGCAGCAGTAGTCGAACTCGATCCCCTGCCCGATCCGGTTCGGACCGCCGCCGAGGATCATCACCTTGCGCCGGGCCGTGGGCTCCGACTCGTCTTCCTCCTCGTAGGTCGAGTAGAGGTAAGGGGTTTCCGCGGCGAACTCGGCGG
Encoded proteins:
- a CDS encoding adenylyltransferase/cytidyltransferase family protein, translating into MSAATKVLPLPRLVEALAPLRAAGRTVALANGLFDLLHVGHLRYLEGAKAEADVLVVGVNSDASARRLKGPSRPIVPEDERAELVAGLECVDFVTLFPEPTVETLMRALRPAVHCKGTDYAVGTVPEREIAGELGIRIAIVGDPKRHATRDLLRAIRDPAPETSEEGSS
- the carB gene encoding carbamoyl-phosphate synthase large subunit; translated protein: MPKRTDIRKILIVGSGPIVIGQACEFDYSGTQAVKALRQEGYATVLVNSNPATIMTDPLTADRTYVEPLVPEILEKILDRERPDALLPTVGGQTGLNLAMALGEAGVLDRLGVELIGASLDAIRTAEDRSAFKAAAARVGLETPRSGTVRSFEEARVLIRDLGFPAIVRPSFTLGGTGGGTAYNLEEFEEIVLAGLDASPVSQVLVEESVLGWKEFELEVMRDLNDNVVVICSIENFDAMGVHTGDSITVAPAQTLTDKEYQMMRDAAAAIIREVGVATGGSNVQFAVDPVSGRMVVIEMNPRVSRSSALASKATGFPIAKIAAKLAVGYTLDEIPNDITRSTPCSFEPSLDYVVVKIPRWAFEKFPSTSPVLGTQMKSVGEAMAIGRTFKEALQKAIRSLEVGRAGLGADGRDRFDASRLRERLLTPNWERIFYIRHALQGGMTVEAIAELTRIDPWFLAQIDEIVQLEGRLRSFDLGDAPLTLLRTAKRAGFSDRQVGYLLGSTEGQVRDRRKSEGLEASFKRVDTCAAEFAAETPYLYSTYEEEDESEPTARRKVMILGGGPNRIGQGIEFDYCCCHASFALREEGIESIMVNCNPETVSTDYDTSDRLYFEPLTLEDVLRIVERERPEGVMVQFGGQTPLGLALPLQAHGVEVLGTTPDSIDLAEDRRRFGELLAELGIPAPEWGTARSLEEARVIASRIGYPVLVRPSYVLGGRAMFVTHEEETLSLTMRRAVEASPEHPVLIDRFLEDAFEVDVDAIADGSRVVVAGIMQHIEEAGIHSGDSTSVIPPYHPVVAGKMTVLRDYTVRLGRALRVRGLMNVQYAIRDGVVYVLEVNPRASRTVPFVSKATGLPLARIAAKVMVGRTLDELGLTAEPGVRGTFVKESVFPFVKFPGEDPVLGPEMRSTGEVMGVAPEFGVAFAKAQLAAGCRLPLRGTAFLSVNDNDKANLVPIARGLVALGFELIATGGTAAHLRGIGLPCREVYKVLEGRPNVVDMMKNGEIHLVVNTPLGRESYFDEKALRVNAMRRGIPLITTLSAGHAVVEAIRAMREGPLEVRSLQEIYGEP